The proteins below come from a single Plantactinospora sp. KBS50 genomic window:
- a CDS encoding ribose-phosphate pyrophosphokinase, translating to MRDIAVFSGTAHPDLAAEICAHLDVPLHPVRVSRFANDCIEVQLQANCRERDVFLIQPLVPPVQEHLVELLLMIDAARGASAGRITVVLPHYAYARSDKKDAPRISIGGRLVADLLVAAGADRVLTMTLHSPQVHGFFSVPVDHLHALRELAEHFRGYDLAETVVVSPDLGNAKEAAAFARMLGTPVAAGAKQRFSDDRVRISAVIGDVVDRDVIVLDDEIAKGSTVIELISHLRDLKARSIRVACTHGLFSSGALDRIGGQSGVLEIVCTNTVPIPQDKRTARLTVLSVAPALAEAMRRIHNGESVSALFG from the coding sequence GTGCGCGACATCGCCGTCTTCTCCGGGACCGCCCACCCCGACCTCGCCGCCGAGATCTGTGCCCACCTCGACGTGCCGCTGCACCCGGTCCGGGTGTCGCGGTTCGCCAACGACTGCATCGAGGTGCAGTTGCAGGCCAACTGCCGGGAACGGGACGTCTTCCTGATCCAGCCGCTGGTGCCGCCGGTGCAGGAGCATCTGGTGGAGCTGTTGCTGATGATCGACGCCGCCCGGGGCGCCTCGGCCGGTCGGATCACGGTGGTGCTGCCGCACTACGCGTACGCCCGGTCGGACAAGAAGGACGCGCCGCGCATCTCGATCGGTGGCCGGCTGGTGGCCGACCTGCTGGTGGCGGCCGGCGCGGACCGGGTGTTGACCATGACCCTGCACTCGCCGCAGGTGCACGGCTTCTTCAGCGTGCCGGTGGACCACCTGCACGCGCTGCGCGAGTTGGCCGAGCACTTCCGCGGGTACGACCTCGCCGAGACCGTCGTGGTCTCGCCGGACCTGGGCAACGCGAAGGAGGCGGCGGCGTTCGCCCGGATGCTGGGTACGCCCGTGGCGGCCGGGGCGAAGCAACGGTTCAGCGACGACCGGGTGCGGATCAGCGCGGTGATCGGTGACGTGGTGGATCGGGACGTGATCGTGCTCGACGACGAGATCGCCAAGGGCAGCACCGTGATCGAGCTGATCAGCCACCTGCGCGACCTGAAGGCGCGCTCTATCCGGGTGGCCTGCACGCACGGCCTGTTCTCCTCCGGCGCGCTGGACCGGATCGGCGGGCAGAGCGGGGTGTTGGAGATCGTCTGCACGAACACGGTGCCGATCCCGCAGGACAAGCGGACGGCCAGGCTGACCGTGCTGTCGGTGGCGCCGGCGCTGGCCGAGGCGATGCGCCGGATCCACAACGGCGAGTCGGTGAGCGCGCTCTTCGGCTGA
- the aroA gene encoding 3-phosphoshikimate 1-carboxyvinyltransferase: MPNLTAIRPPQPWTAPTATGPVEATLRLPGSKSMTARALVLSACAGGPSTLRRPLRARDTELMGAGLRAMGAHVSVVDDERWLVRPHHLQGPAHVDVGLAGTVMRFLPPVAGLATGTITFDGDPHARLRPLGPLVGALRALGVRIDAAPGDGLPLTVHGTGRVAGGEVIIDASASSQLVSGLLLASAGFDRGLVVRHVGRPVPSAPHLRMTVQMMRAAGAGVDDSTPDVWAVEPGRLSGRGWDIEPDLSGAVPFFAAALITDGEVTLRDWPRSSAQPVDRLRALLGQMGGEVVLGTDGLTVRGGGRLHGLDADLSDVGELTPALAALATLADSPSRLSGVGHIRGHETDRVAALARELSALGADICETTDGLEIRPRPMRGGMFRTYDDHRMAHAASLIGLVVPGIELDDVACTSKTMPEFPALWSAMVAGKS; this comes from the coding sequence GTGCCCAACCTGACCGCGATCCGCCCCCCGCAACCGTGGACCGCGCCGACCGCCACCGGGCCGGTCGAGGCGACCCTGCGGCTGCCCGGTTCGAAGTCGATGACCGCCCGCGCGCTGGTGTTGAGCGCGTGCGCGGGCGGGCCCTCCACACTGCGCCGGCCGCTGCGCGCCCGGGACACCGAGCTGATGGGGGCCGGCCTGCGGGCGATGGGCGCGCACGTGTCGGTGGTCGACGACGAACGGTGGCTGGTCCGCCCGCACCACCTGCAGGGACCGGCACACGTGGACGTCGGCCTCGCCGGCACCGTGATGCGCTTCCTGCCCCCCGTCGCCGGCCTGGCCACCGGCACGATCACCTTCGACGGCGACCCGCATGCCCGGCTGCGCCCCCTCGGCCCGCTCGTGGGGGCCCTGCGCGCCCTCGGCGTACGCATCGACGCCGCGCCCGGCGACGGGCTGCCGCTGACCGTGCACGGCACCGGACGGGTCGCCGGCGGTGAGGTGATCATCGACGCGTCGGCGTCCAGCCAGCTCGTCTCGGGGCTGCTGCTGGCCTCCGCCGGGTTCGACCGCGGCCTGGTGGTGCGGCACGTCGGCCGGCCGGTGCCCTCCGCGCCACACCTGCGGATGACCGTGCAGATGATGCGGGCCGCCGGGGCCGGGGTCGACGACAGCACCCCGGACGTCTGGGCGGTCGAGCCGGGCCGGCTCTCCGGGCGGGGCTGGGACATCGAGCCGGACCTCTCCGGCGCCGTCCCGTTCTTCGCGGCGGCGCTGATCACCGACGGCGAGGTGACGCTGCGGGACTGGCCGCGCAGCAGCGCGCAGCCGGTGGACCGGCTGCGCGCGCTGCTCGGGCAGATGGGCGGCGAGGTGGTGCTCGGCACCGACGGGCTCACCGTGCGCGGCGGTGGCCGCCTGCACGGCCTGGACGCGGACCTGTCCGACGTGGGCGAGCTGACGCCGGCGCTGGCCGCGCTGGCCACCCTCGCCGACTCGCCGTCCCGGTTGTCCGGCGTGGGCCACATCCGGGGGCACGAGACGGACCGGGTGGCGGCGCTGGCCCGGGAGCTGTCGGCGCTGGGCGCCGACATCTGCGAGACCACCGACGGCCTGGAGATCCGGCCACGGCCGATGCGCGGCGGCATGTTCCGGACCTACGACGATCACCGGATGGCGCACGCCGCCTCGCTGATCGGGCTGGTGGTGCCGGGCATCGAACTGGACGACGTGGCGTGTACCTCCAAGACCATGCCCGAGTTCCCGGCACTATGGTCAGCGATGGTGGCCGGCAAGAGCTGA
- a CDS encoding DUF5709 domain-containing protein: MRDDDFPTPLSDPEADGLPDTADDDSSAYDDVATGRSADGPDPAPLPPDREDGTLELEHHGLTADEQLDGESLDYKLTRESAERAVNDPLAGPVDPGIAAEADSEEAAAQAQFDADVLDDGPTSDPESPVSLYDHGILGGDGTPVGRLVEQDQGGVTRGDTEPDSVAWDAGAAGGGGSAEERAVHETEPPEAH; this comes from the coding sequence ATGCGCGACGACGACTTTCCCACCCCGCTCTCCGACCCGGAGGCCGACGGCCTGCCCGACACCGCGGACGACGATTCGAGCGCGTACGACGACGTCGCGACCGGCCGCTCGGCGGACGGCCCGGACCCGGCGCCGCTGCCGCCGGACCGTGAGGACGGCACGCTCGAACTCGAACACCACGGGCTGACCGCGGACGAGCAGTTGGACGGCGAGTCGCTGGACTACAAGCTGACCCGGGAAAGCGCCGAACGGGCGGTCAACGATCCGCTCGCCGGCCCGGTGGATCCGGGCATCGCGGCCGAGGCGGACAGCGAGGAAGCCGCGGCCCAGGCCCAGTTCGACGCCGACGTGCTCGACGACGGCCCGACCTCCGACCCGGAGTCCCCGGTGTCCCTCTACGACCACGGCATCCTGGGCGGCGACGGGACGCCGGTGGGCCGGCTGGTGGAGCAGGACCAGGGCGGCGTCACCCGCGGCGACACCGAGCCGGACTCGGTGGCCTGGGATGCCGGGGCGGCCGGCGGGGGCGGCAGCGCCGAGGAACGGGCCGTACACGAGACCGAACCGCCGGAGGCGCACTGA
- a CDS encoding ATP-binding protein encodes MTDADPSRPRTVLPIESSLLLSEAFGPAEVTDLRHMVTSFAGRSGLTEARLEDFVLAVNELITNAVRHGGGRGWLRMWCEGPVLICEVSDNGRGISPERLGDDRRPAPDTAGGWGLWLAKQLSDEMIVETSETGTVVRISASA; translated from the coding sequence ATGACCGATGCCGACCCGTCCAGACCGCGTACGGTGTTGCCCATCGAATCGTCGCTGCTGCTCTCCGAGGCTTTCGGGCCGGCCGAGGTGACCGATCTGCGCCACATGGTCACCTCGTTCGCCGGCAGGTCCGGGTTGACCGAAGCCCGGCTGGAGGACTTCGTGCTGGCGGTCAACGAATTGATCACCAATGCGGTGCGGCACGGCGGCGGCCGGGGCTGGCTGCGGATGTGGTGCGAGGGCCCGGTGCTGATCTGTGAGGTATCCGACAACGGCCGGGGCATCTCCCCGGAACGGCTCGGCGACGACCGCCGGCCCGCGCCGGACACCGCCGGCGGCTGGGGACTCTGGCTGGCCAAGCAGCTCAGCGACGAGATGATCGTGGAGACCTCCGAGACCGGCACGGTGGTCCGGATCAGCGCCAGCGCCTGA
- a CDS encoding ATP-binding protein — MSTDVRCLLVETEPYPLVRLLGVLDSPTVETVRTALLTCLADQAGTAIVDVSGLAVGHPGSLAVFHEVAVEIAEWPVGRLLLYAPPGPLPGWDGARATVTGSLDEAYRQLDAGVGARLSVRLSPAVGAARRARELVADGCGRWDVPELADSACIAVTEMVNNVVVHAETPMTVRLGLRDGALHVAVRDWSLRPAVHSGPAPTTSAGGRGLLLIDTVARRWGTSMLTDGKIVWAVLHAEDAPPV, encoded by the coding sequence ATGTCGACCGACGTGCGTTGCCTGCTGGTGGAGACCGAGCCCTATCCGCTGGTGCGGCTCCTCGGGGTGCTGGACTCGCCGACCGTCGAGACGGTGCGGACCGCGCTGCTGACCTGCCTCGCCGACCAGGCCGGCACCGCGATCGTCGATGTGTCCGGCCTCGCCGTCGGGCATCCGGGCAGCCTCGCGGTGTTCCACGAGGTCGCCGTCGAGATCGCCGAGTGGCCCGTCGGGCGGCTGCTGCTCTACGCCCCGCCCGGCCCGCTGCCCGGCTGGGACGGCGCACGGGCCACCGTCACCGGCAGCCTCGACGAGGCGTACCGGCAGTTGGACGCCGGGGTCGGGGCGCGGCTGAGCGTCCGGCTGAGCCCGGCCGTGGGCGCCGCCCGGCGGGCGCGGGAACTCGTCGCGGACGGCTGCGGCCGGTGGGACGTACCGGAACTGGCCGATTCGGCCTGCATCGCGGTCACCGAGATGGTCAACAACGTGGTGGTGCACGCCGAGACCCCGATGACGGTACGGCTCGGGCTGCGCGACGGTGCGCTGCACGTCGCCGTCCGGGACTGGTCGCTGCGGCCGGCGGTCCACTCCGGGCCGGCGCCGACCACCTCGGCCGGCGGTCGTGGCCTGCTGCTGATCGACACGGTGGCGCGGCGCTGGGGCACCAGCATGCTCACCGACGGCAAGATCGTGTGGGCGGTGCTGCACGCCGAGGACGCACCGCCGGTTTGA
- the rsgA gene encoding ribosome small subunit-dependent GTPase A, whose product MVAVDRGRYTCVVDDGAGGPERTVTAMRARELGRRSVVVGDRVSLVGDVSGAPGALARIVRIDERRSVLRRTADDDETTAEGRIERVVVANADRLVIVSSLADPPPRTGFIDRCLVAAYDADIAPLLCLTKADLAGPDTVLHYYAELDLPYVLVSPGSDLAALRERLAGQVSVLVGHSGVGKSTLVNRLVPAAERAVGTVSAIGRGRHTSTSAVALRLPAPAADRPGWIVDTPGVRSFGLAHVDAQSVLHGFPDLVPGTLDCPPNCEHTAGEPECALDAWVAAGNADPRRLASYRRLLASRAGETE is encoded by the coding sequence GTGGTGGCCGTCGACCGGGGCCGCTACACCTGTGTGGTCGACGACGGGGCCGGCGGGCCGGAGCGTACGGTCACCGCGATGCGCGCCCGCGAGCTGGGCCGCCGCTCGGTGGTGGTCGGTGACCGGGTGTCGCTGGTGGGCGACGTCTCGGGGGCGCCCGGCGCGCTGGCCAGGATCGTCCGGATCGACGAACGCCGCTCGGTGCTGCGGCGCACCGCCGACGACGACGAGACCACCGCCGAGGGACGCATCGAACGGGTGGTGGTGGCCAACGCCGACCGGTTGGTGATCGTCAGTTCGCTGGCCGACCCGCCCCCGCGGACCGGCTTCATCGACCGCTGTCTGGTGGCCGCGTACGACGCCGACATCGCCCCGCTGCTCTGCCTCACCAAGGCCGACCTCGCCGGTCCGGACACCGTGCTGCACTACTACGCCGAGCTGGACCTGCCGTACGTCCTGGTCAGCCCGGGCTCCGACCTGGCCGCGCTGCGCGAGCGGCTGGCCGGCCAGGTCTCGGTGCTGGTGGGCCACTCCGGGGTGGGCAAGTCGACCCTGGTGAACCGGCTGGTGCCGGCCGCCGAGCGGGCGGTCGGCACGGTGAGCGCGATCGGCCGGGGACGGCACACCTCGACCAGCGCGGTGGCGCTGCGGTTGCCGGCGCCGGCCGCGGACCGGCCCGGCTGGATCGTCGACACCCCGGGGGTGCGCAGCTTCGGGCTGGCGCACGTGGACGCGCAGAGCGTGCTGCACGGCTTCCCGGACCTGGTACCGGGGACCCTGGACTGCCCACCGAACTGCGAGCACACCGCGGGCGAGCCGGAGTGCGCGCTGGACGCCTGGGTGGCGGCCGGCAACGCCGATCCCCGCCGGCTGGCCTCGTACCGCCGGTTGCTGGCCTCCCGCGCCGGTGAGACGGAGTAG
- a CDS encoding SOS response-associated peptidase, translating to MCGRYATTRGAAELGALFDAGDDTGGLAPDYNVAPTDPVPVVRLSSTGQRRLATARWGLVPHWAPDPTGAARMINARAETVATSRAFARSFARRRCLIPADGWYEWVRRDGGRQPYFMTPRDGSVLAFAGIWSPWSAGRGAARADPGAVDAAGPHRGSSTLLTCAIITRPAIGELARVHDRMPLILPAQRWSAWLAGGGHAVGDPDPDPDRDLDRDPAGGRAVRGSAPGPAASRPAARPMSTESAISPKSTDAAGLLAPPPAALVAGLEIRPVGRAVGDVRNDGPGLITPLPDPETGPEEPVRLTLF from the coding sequence ATGTGTGGGAGGTACGCGACGACCCGGGGCGCGGCCGAGCTGGGCGCGCTCTTCGACGCCGGTGACGACACCGGCGGGCTGGCGCCCGACTACAACGTCGCGCCGACCGATCCGGTGCCGGTGGTCCGGCTGTCCTCGACCGGGCAGCGGCGGCTCGCGACGGCGCGGTGGGGGCTGGTGCCGCACTGGGCGCCGGACCCGACCGGCGCCGCTCGCATGATCAACGCTCGGGCCGAGACGGTCGCGACCAGCCGGGCGTTCGCCCGTTCGTTCGCCCGCCGGCGCTGCCTGATTCCCGCCGACGGCTGGTACGAATGGGTCCGGCGGGACGGCGGCCGGCAGCCGTACTTCATGACCCCGCGGGACGGGTCGGTGCTGGCCTTCGCCGGGATCTGGTCGCCCTGGTCGGCCGGGCGGGGCGCAGCGCGGGCGGATCCGGGCGCGGTCGACGCGGCCGGGCCGCACCGGGGCTCCTCGACGCTGCTCACCTGCGCGATCATCACCCGACCGGCGATCGGCGAGCTGGCCCGGGTACACGACCGGATGCCGCTGATCCTGCCCGCGCAGCGGTGGTCGGCCTGGCTCGCCGGCGGCGGGCACGCGGTCGGGGACCCCGACCCCGACCCCGACCGTGACCTCGACCGTGACCCGGCCGGGGGTCGGGCGGTGCGGGGGTCGGCGCCCGGCCCGGCAGCGTCGCGGCCGGCCGCCCGGCCGATGTCGACGGAGTCGGCGATCAGTCCGAAATCGACAGACGCGGCCGGGCTGCTGGCGCCACCGCCGGCGGCGTTGGTGGCCGGTCTGGAGATCCGGCCGGTCGGTCGCGCGGTGGGCGACGTCCGCAACGACGGGCCGGGTCTGATCACCCCGCTGCCGGACCCGGAAACGGGGCCGGAGGAGCCCGTCCGGCTGACGCTTTTCTGA
- the glpK gene encoding glycerol kinase GlpK, with translation MTQQYVAAIDQGTTSSRCIVFDADGAVVTVAQREHRQIFPRPGWVEHDAEEIWAAVVEVVGEALRAARTGADRLAAVGITNQRETTVVWDRATGRPVHNALVWQDTRTGPQLRRLADRYGQEWFRRRTGLPLATYFAGPKLSWLLENVDGLRGRAERGEVLFGTMDSWLIWKLTGRHVTDVTNASRTLLMDLRTLDWDPELLDALDVPAAMLPEIRSSAEVYGTGGGPLAGVPVASALGDQQAALFGQTCFAPGEAKCTYGTGSFLLLNTGQTPVASEHGLLTTVGYRIGDRPATYALEGAIAVTGSLIQWLRDNLGLISTAAQVEELARTVDDNGGCYIVPAFAGLFAPYWRSDARGVIAGLTGYITRGHLARAALEATAWQTREVVDAMNADSDVPLRQLRVDGGMTANELLMQLLADVLDVPVIRPTVAETTCLGAAYAAGLAVGFWPDLDTLRRQWRQDARWQPAMDPGHRDRELANWRKAVARTLDWVDDEPATSPPSAAR, from the coding sequence ATGACGCAGCAGTACGTGGCCGCGATCGACCAGGGCACCACCTCATCCCGGTGCATCGTGTTCGACGCGGACGGCGCCGTCGTCACCGTCGCCCAGCGCGAGCACCGGCAGATCTTCCCGCGGCCCGGCTGGGTCGAGCACGACGCCGAGGAAATCTGGGCCGCCGTCGTCGAGGTCGTCGGCGAGGCGCTGCGGGCGGCGCGGACCGGCGCGGACCGGCTGGCCGCCGTGGGCATCACCAACCAGCGCGAGACCACGGTGGTCTGGGACCGGGCCACCGGCAGGCCCGTACACAACGCGCTGGTCTGGCAGGACACCCGGACCGGCCCGCAGCTGCGCCGGCTCGCCGACCGGTACGGCCAGGAGTGGTTCCGCCGGCGCACCGGGCTGCCGCTGGCCACGTACTTCGCCGGGCCGAAGCTGAGCTGGCTGCTGGAGAACGTCGACGGCCTGCGCGGGCGCGCCGAACGCGGCGAGGTGCTCTTCGGCACCATGGACTCCTGGCTGATCTGGAAGCTCACCGGACGGCACGTCACGGACGTCACCAACGCCAGCCGGACGCTGCTGATGGACCTGCGCACGCTGGACTGGGACCCGGAACTGCTCGACGCGCTCGACGTGCCCGCCGCGATGCTGCCGGAGATCCGCTCCAGCGCCGAGGTGTACGGCACCGGCGGCGGACCGCTGGCCGGCGTACCGGTGGCCAGCGCGCTCGGCGACCAGCAGGCGGCGCTGTTCGGCCAGACCTGTTTCGCGCCCGGGGAGGCGAAGTGCACGTACGGCACGGGCAGCTTCCTGCTGCTGAACACCGGCCAGACGCCGGTGGCCTCCGAACACGGGCTGCTGACCACCGTGGGCTACCGGATCGGTGACCGGCCGGCCACGTACGCGCTGGAGGGCGCGATCGCGGTCACCGGCTCGCTGATCCAGTGGCTGCGGGACAACCTCGGCCTCATCTCGACCGCCGCACAGGTGGAGGAGCTGGCCCGGACCGTGGACGACAACGGCGGGTGCTACATCGTGCCGGCCTTCGCCGGGCTGTTCGCGCCGTACTGGCGCAGCGACGCCCGCGGGGTGATCGCCGGGCTGACCGGCTACATCACCCGGGGCCACCTGGCCCGCGCGGCGCTGGAGGCAACCGCGTGGCAGACCCGTGAGGTGGTCGACGCCATGAACGCCGACTCCGACGTGCCGCTGCGGCAGCTGCGGGTGGACGGCGGGATGACCGCCAACGAGCTGCTCATGCAGTTGCTCGCGGACGTGCTGGACGTACCGGTGATCCGGCCGACCGTCGCCGAGACCACCTGCCTGGGGGCCGCGTACGCCGCCGGCCTGGCCGTCGGGTTCTGGCCGGACCTGGACACCCTGCGCCGGCAGTGGCGGCAGGACGCCCGGTGGCAGCCCGCCATGGACCCCGGGCACCGGGACCGCGAACTGGCCAACTGGCGCAAGGCGGTCGCCCGCACCCTGGACTGGGTCGACGACGAGCCCGCGACTAGCCCGCCCAGCGCTGCCCGGTGA
- a CDS encoding alpha/beta family hydrolase encodes MLRVEPFATPVGPAEVVHDVPDGSPVSLLVLGHGAGGTVDAPDLAAVTAAVVWAGVLVARVTQPYRVAGRRAPAPADRLDEAWSAVVAALRGRSGPPLPLVVGGRSSGARVACRTARSVGAAGVLALAFPAHPPGRPERSRDGELDTGLPTLVINGDRDAFGVPAAPPGVLVRIRPGERHDLRGDPAGTAELALGWLRERGWAR; translated from the coding sequence ATGCTGCGCGTGGAACCGTTCGCCACCCCGGTCGGACCGGCCGAGGTGGTGCATGACGTACCCGACGGGTCGCCGGTGAGCCTTCTCGTGCTCGGACACGGCGCCGGCGGCACCGTCGACGCGCCGGACCTGGCGGCCGTGACCGCGGCCGTCGTCTGGGCCGGGGTGCTGGTGGCGCGGGTGACCCAGCCGTACCGGGTGGCCGGTCGGCGGGCGCCGGCGCCCGCCGACCGGCTCGACGAGGCGTGGTCGGCCGTGGTGGCCGCCCTGCGCGGCCGTTCCGGCCCGCCGCTGCCGCTGGTGGTGGGCGGCCGGTCCAGCGGCGCCCGGGTGGCCTGCCGGACCGCCCGGAGCGTGGGCGCGGCCGGCGTGCTGGCCCTGGCGTTCCCCGCGCACCCACCGGGTCGGCCCGAGCGGTCCCGGGACGGCGAGCTGGACACCGGCCTGCCGACGCTGGTGATCAACGGGGATCGGGACGCGTTCGGGGTGCCGGCCGCACCGCCGGGAGTACTCGTCCGGATCCGCCCCGGTGAGCGGCACGACCTGCGGGGCGACCCGGCCGGTACGGCGGAGCTGGCGCTCGGCTGGCTGCGCGAGCGCGGCTGGGCGCGCTGA
- a CDS encoding WhiB family transcriptional regulator encodes MTRARMPRPHEVDAARRDPRLLRALRERQSDDAWRIRGACQSVDPETFFPAPNEPADAAVALCRTCDVQGACLAWALEVGDCHGVWGATTPRERRAMLLAWRGQVERDPDAADEPGPPVRDRLLTLVPLGR; translated from the coding sequence GTGACACGGGCGCGCATGCCCCGGCCGCACGAAGTCGACGCCGCGCGTCGGGATCCGAGACTGCTCAGAGCCCTGCGCGAACGGCAGTCCGACGATGCCTGGCGCATCCGTGGCGCCTGCCAGAGCGTGGACCCGGAGACCTTCTTCCCGGCGCCCAACGAACCGGCCGACGCCGCCGTCGCGCTCTGCCGTACCTGCGATGTGCAGGGCGCGTGCCTGGCCTGGGCGCTGGAGGTCGGGGACTGCCACGGCGTCTGGGGCGCGACGACGCCGCGGGAACGGCGGGCCATGCTGCTGGCCTGGCGCGGCCAGGTGGAGCGGGATCCGGATGCCGCGGACGAGCCCGGCCCGCCGGTGCGGGACCGCCTGCTCACCCTGGTGCCGCTCGGCCGGTGA
- the hisN gene encoding histidinol-phosphatase: MARYTDDLALAHVLADTADTISMSRFRALDLRVESKPDLTPVSDADTDVERAIRGTLARSRPRDGVLGEEYGVQGGNGDRQWVIDPIDGTKNFVRGVPIWATLIALMDGDQPVVGLVSAPALGRRWWAATGHGAYAGRHQAGAAAISVSGVRRLADASVCYSSLPGWEQAGRLDAMLDVLRESWRSRAYGDFYGYMLVAEGAVDAMAEPELSLWDLAALIPIVTEAGGTFTDLTGRPGPAGGSALASNGPLHAELLGRLGTG; the protein is encoded by the coding sequence ATGGCCCGCTACACGGACGACCTGGCCCTGGCACACGTGCTGGCCGACACCGCCGACACCATCTCGATGTCCCGGTTCCGCGCGCTGGACCTGCGGGTCGAGTCGAAGCCCGACCTCACCCCGGTCAGTGACGCGGACACCGACGTGGAGCGGGCCATCCGGGGCACGCTGGCGCGCAGCCGCCCCCGCGACGGCGTCCTCGGCGAGGAGTACGGGGTGCAGGGCGGCAACGGCGACCGGCAGTGGGTGATCGACCCGATCGACGGTACGAAGAACTTCGTCCGGGGCGTACCGATCTGGGCGACGCTCATCGCGCTGATGGACGGCGACCAGCCGGTGGTGGGCCTGGTCTCCGCGCCGGCGCTCGGCCGCCGCTGGTGGGCCGCCACCGGGCACGGCGCGTACGCGGGACGGCACCAGGCCGGCGCCGCCGCGATCTCCGTCTCCGGCGTCCGCCGGCTGGCCGACGCCAGCGTCTGCTACTCGTCGCTGCCCGGCTGGGAGCAGGCCGGCCGGCTGGACGCGATGCTCGACGTGCTGCGGGAGAGCTGGCGCAGCCGCGCCTACGGCGACTTCTACGGGTACATGCTGGTCGCCGAGGGCGCGGTGGACGCGATGGCCGAGCCCGAGCTGTCGCTGTGGGACCTGGCCGCGCTGATCCCGATCGTGACCGAGGCCGGTGGGACGTTCACCGACCTGACCGGCCGGCCGGGGCCGGCCGGCGGCAGCGCGCTGGCCAGCAACGGGCCGCTGCACGCGGAGCTGCTGGGCCGGTTGGGCACGGGCTGA
- a CDS encoding glycosyltransferase — translation MRIGLVCAQSGRSGSADDPSSGPAQHVARVAAELALRGHDVRVYERRDDPDLPDSVEIDGYRVERVSIGPDGAIPSAELVRHVPAFGDLLGARWTGDWQPDVVHGHFWLGGLVAASAVRQTDIPVVQTFHSLGAEQLRHLGPAYPGPGERIPLERALTRAIDLAVAQSSEEVDELTRMGLQRAAVAVVPSGVDTERFHPEGEAVPRDRRSRIFAVGDLGPGHGHEDLIRALRMVGDAELVIAGGPSADRLAEHSEARRLREFAANTGVGEQVTLVGGVPYAQMPAWYRSADVVACTSRYSPAGRVPLEAMACGVPVIGYSMGGVADTVVDDVTGRLVPPGDVRGLGLTLRRILSDDAQRFAFGHAAVDRVRCSYTWERTVGALERLYERVVRRRRPVEPTVVEVELEPTGEPTEKPTGETVTA, via the coding sequence ATGCGCATTGGCCTGGTCTGTGCCCAATCCGGGCGATCCGGCTCCGCCGACGATCCGTCGTCCGGGCCGGCGCAACACGTCGCGCGGGTCGCGGCCGAGTTGGCGCTGCGGGGCCACGACGTCCGGGTCTACGAGCGCCGGGACGATCCCGACCTGCCCGACTCCGTCGAGATCGACGGCTACCGGGTCGAGCGGGTCTCCATCGGCCCGGACGGTGCCATCCCGAGCGCCGAACTGGTCCGGCACGTACCGGCCTTCGGCGACCTGCTCGGCGCGCGCTGGACCGGTGACTGGCAGCCCGACGTCGTACACGGACACTTCTGGCTCGGCGGGCTGGTCGCCGCGAGCGCCGTGCGGCAGACCGACATCCCGGTCGTGCAGACGTTCCACAGCCTCGGCGCCGAGCAGCTGCGCCACCTCGGCCCGGCCTATCCGGGTCCGGGGGAGCGGATCCCGCTGGAACGCGCGCTCACCCGGGCGATCGACCTGGCGGTGGCGCAGTCCAGCGAGGAGGTCGACGAGCTGACCCGGATGGGACTGCAACGCGCGGCCGTCGCGGTGGTGCCGAGCGGGGTGGACACCGAACGTTTCCACCCGGAGGGTGAGGCGGTGCCCCGGGACCGTCGGAGCCGGATCTTCGCCGTGGGCGACCTCGGCCCCGGGCACGGGCACGAGGACCTGATCCGGGCGCTGCGCATGGTCGGCGACGCCGAACTCGTGATCGCCGGCGGACCGAGCGCCGACCGGCTGGCCGAGCACTCCGAGGCGCGCCGGCTGCGCGAGTTCGCCGCGAACACCGGCGTCGGCGAGCAGGTCACGCTCGTGGGCGGGGTTCCGTACGCCCAGATGCCCGCCTGGTACCGCTCGGCGGACGTGGTGGCCTGCACCTCGCGCTACTCGCCGGCCGGCCGGGTCCCGCTGGAGGCCATGGCCTGCGGGGTCCCGGTGATCGGATACTCGATGGGCGGGGTGGCCGACACCGTGGTGGACGACGTCACCGGCCGGCTCGTGCCGCCGGGGGACGTCCGCGGCCTGGGCCTCACGCTCCGCCGGATCCTCTCCGACGACGCCCAGCGGTTCGCCTTCGGCCACGCGGCCGTCGACCGGGTGCGGTGCAGCTACACCTGGGAGCGGACCGTCGGCGCCCTGGAACGGCTCTACGAGCGGGTGGTGCGCCGGCGGCGGCCGGTCGAGCCGACCGTCGTCGAGGTGGAACTGGAGCCCACCGGGGAGCCCACCGAAAAGCCCACCGGGGAGACCGTCACGGCCTGA